The DNA window CGGCAAGCTCGTCTTCCGGGACAATCTCCTCCGCCCCGCGGCGGAGAACCGTCATCTGCTCGTCGACCGGCGGAAATGCCATGCCTACGTCCTCGTCGTCAATGATACAACTCGTGTTGATCTCCCCGTCCTGGACCTCGACCTAAAAATTATAGTCGCTCTGCTCCCGTTCCAGTCGGCGCTCCATCTCCCGCTCCTTGATGGCCTGGCGCTTGTCGTGCTTCTGGCGGCCCTTCGCGATTCCAATCTTTAGCTTTGCCCATCCGTCGCGGAAGTAGAGCGACAGCGGGACAATCGTGTAGCCCTCCTGCTCGGCCATCTGGCCCCACTTGCCAATCTGCTGGTCGTGGAGCAGGAGCTTCCGGTTGCGCCGCGGTTCGTGCCCGAACGGGCCGGCCTCCTCGTACGGCTTGATGTACATCCCGTGGATCTTCATCTCCCCCTCCCGATCGACCTGACAGTACGCCCCGTCCAGGCTCGCCTTGCCCTGGCGCACCGATTTGACCTCGGACCCCTCCAGGACGAGCCCCGCCTCCAGGGTTTCTTCAATGTCGTACTCGAACTGCGCCTTCTTATTGCGCGCAACGACCTCGGTGCCTTCAGCCATGGCGGGTCATCGATGCAGTGAGGAATCCGGTGATTTATGCAGTGGGGCCACGGCGCACACGTTCGGACAGGTTGAGCAGCTTGGGAATCGGGGCTGCAGCGACCTATGCCTAACTGAAACCGCCAAAAAACCACACGCCGCTGACCGCAGTGCCCAGTGCCCCAATGAATCAATGCTCTTCCTCCTCTTCCTCCTCTTCATCCTCGTCGAGGTACACGAGCGGGAGGTCGGGGACGTCCTCCGTCACGTCGTAGTAGAAGAGATACTTCCGAAACTCCGTCAGGCTCGCGATGGCGAGTTTGTCGAGCCCGGTGCGGAGGTCCTCGCGGTAGAACTCGTTCAGCGAGGCGGTGGTCTCCTGCGCCTGCACCCATACGTCGCGGTTATCGTCGGCCGCCTCGCCCGAGGCGATCAGCGCCTCGATCATCTCGTCCGTCGACTGGTCCCGCTTGGTGACGTACAGCCCCCACACCATCGGGTAGTTGGAGAGCTCGTACCACTCGCGCCCGATGTCCATCGTGAAGGGCTCGGGCTGAAGGGAAGGCACGTTGGGGCCGACCAGCAGGGCCGCGTCCTCCTCGGTATCGAGCAGCGCTTGCGGGGCCCGGGCGTCGTACGGGACGAACGTGGGGTCGACCTGGTAGTGCTCGTGCAGGACGATCCGGGTCGCGATGCGCTCCTGCGCGACGCGCCGGTCGTAGGCGATGGTCTCCGGGAAGTCGTGCAGCCCCCCCTGCCACACGAGCCGGGCGTACGGGTACCGCCACGAAACCAGCCCCACACTCGGAAGCACGTCGATGGCGTTGCTCGCCTGCAGGGCCAGCATCGTGGGCATCAGCGCCACGTCGACCTCGTCCTCCACCAGCATCGCCGCACACTGCTCGGGGCGATGCCGCGTGATCCGAAACGGATTCTCGACGGCACCGGACGTGAAGCCCGACGCCAGAAACTCAGCGGGCGGATAGTCCCAGATTGCGAGGTCCATGGGGACGCAAAACGAGTCCGAAGTCTACGAGCAGAGGCGTGCGTGCAGGCCCTCTCCGCTACGCCCCTAGTTCCCCCGAATCTGCTCCTGAATCCGGGCGTCCTTGCCCGACAGGCCACGGAGGTACGAAAGCTTCGACCGGTTTACGGCCCCACGACGAACGACGTCGATCTGGGCCACCCGCGGGGAGTGGACCGGGAAGATGCGCTCGACGCCCACGCCTTCGGACACCTTGCGAACCGTAATCGTCTCGTTCGGCCCGGAGCCACGACGTGAAAGGCACACCCCCTCGAACTGCTGGATGCGCTCCTTCTCGCCTTCAACCACCCGGAGGTGGACGTTTACCGTGTCCCCGGAGTCAAAGTCCGGCACGTCGTCGCGAAGCTGCGTCGCCTCGACGACGCTCATAAGGTCAGTAGCCATGTCACTGTTCTATTGTTGGGTGAAACAAACAATGGTCGGTCAACGCCGGAGGCGCGTATGCCTACTGCGAAGACGCCTCGGTCGAATCGTTGTTGGTGTCGGGTAGGAGATCGGGCCGGCGGTCCCGGGTCTTTTCGAGTCGCTTTTCATCCCGCCAGCGGGCGATGGCCTGATGGTCGCCCGAGCGGAGGACGGACGGCACTTCGTGCCCCCGAAACTCAGCCGGGCGTGTGTAGACCGGCGCGCCCAGAAGCCCGTCCTGAAACGCGTCCGTGAGGGCCGACGAGCTGTCGCCCAGCGCGCCCGGCACGAGGCGAACGACCGCGTCGACCAGCATCAGTGCCGGCAGCTCCCCGCCGCTGAGAACCACGTCGCCAATCGACACTTCACGCGTGACGAGGAGGTCCCGAACCCGCTGGTCGATGCCCTTGTAGTGCCCCGCAATCAGAATGAGGTGGCCCTCCATCGAGAGGCGGTTGGCCATCGACTGATCGAGCCGCGCACCGTCGGGCGTAAGGTAAATGATGTCGTCCGCCTCTCCGGCCGCCCCCTCGATCGCCTCCACGGCCCGAAACAGCGGCTCCGGCTTCAGCACCATCCCGGCGCCCCCGCCGAACGGGCGGTCGTCCACCTGTCGGTGCTTGTCGGTCGCGTACTCCCGAAGGTTGTGCACCTGGAGGGTGGCCACGTCCGATTCCTGTGCCCGCTGCAGAATGCTATGCTGAAGGGGCTCCTCCACGAGGGCGGGGAGGGCCGTCACAATGTCAATGCGTATGCTCCCAGGCATGCCGGTCAACAACGGTCTTCTGAGTGTGCCACGGGCTGCACTGCCCTACGCGTCCATCAATCCGTCGATGGGACGCACGACGATCCGTTCCGCTTCCTCGTCGATCTCGATGATGAAGTCGTCGATGGCCGGGATCATCGCCTCCGTGTCCTCAGGGGTCCGGACCACGAAGAGGTCCTGTGCCGGCATCTCCATGAAGTCCGCGACGGTGCCCTGCACCGCCCCCTCCTCGGTGACAACGGTCCAGCCCACCAGGTCGTCGGCAAACAGCTCGTCGTCTTCCAGGCCCAGGGCCGCCTCGGTGGCAAACACGTCCATTTTGGCGACCGCCTCGGCGTCGTCCCGGTCCACGATGCCGTCGAGCCCCAGAATGACCGTGATGCCGCGCTTCGTCTTCTGGTAGCGGACCGATGCGATGTCGTGGCGTACGACGCGACGCGGATGCGGCCCCACAAACACCGTGGGCAGCACCTCAAAACGCGCCGGATCGTCGGTCGCGGACGGGTCGATTTTGAGCTCTCCGTCCAGCCCGTGGGGGCGGAAGATAAACCCCACCTTCACGAGGTCGGTCGGCGGGACGTCCGCGAAGTCCGGACCCGGATCCGCCGAATCGTCGGGCGTGGAGGCCGTCGGGGGAGGCATAGCACAGGGGCCGAAGGCTCCGCTCGGGACTACTCGTCTTCGGGCTCTTCGTTGTCGTCGGCGTCGGCCGACGCGTCGGTCTCGTCCGCCTCGTCCGCGGCGGCCTCCGGCTCGTCCGTCTCGGAAGCGGCGTCGGCGTCCTCGGCGTCCGCCGTCTCGACGTCTTCGGCCTCTTCGGCCTCCGTCTCTTCCTGAACGGCCGACAGCGGGGTGGCCTGGGCGCGCAACTGGGCTTCCTCGTCGATCTCCTCGGCCCGCTCGCGCTCCCGCTCCAGCGGGTCCTGGCCGCGTGTGCCAACGGCGATCTTCACCTCCTCGCCCTGCTCGGCCATGCGCTCTCGAAACTCTTCGACGGCCGACTCGATCTCGCCCGGCGACTCGCCCTTCTTCTTCAGGTGGTGATGGAGCAGGAGGCCCCGGCGGCGCAGGATGGACCGCACCGTGTCGCTCGGCTGCGCCCCGTTTTCGAGCCAGTAGAGGGCCCGGTCTTCCTCCAGGCGCACCTCGGCGGGTTCGCGGAGCGGAAAGTAGCGGCCGATGTCCTCGATGTAGCGGCCGTCCCGCGCGTTGCGCTGGTCGGCAGCGACGATCGAATAGACCGGAATCTTTTTGCGCCCAATGCGGCGCAGTCGAAGCTTAACAGACACGTGTTCGTTCGGGTGTGTTCAGTTCAACAATCGTGAAAGGTGCGCAAGCAGTTCTACCGGCGGCCCTCGTCCTAGCGTGGACTCCGACTCTGGCCCCCACCGCCCCCCGTAATCTTGTCCATGAGACTCGAGATGTCTACGTCCTGCCCCTTGCTCGTCATCTTCTGCATTGTCTTCATCATGTCCTTCATCTCCTCGAACTGGCTGACCAGCTGGTTCACGTCGCGGACCTCGTTCCCACTCCCCCGGGCGATGCGGCGCCGACGGGTGCCGTTTAGAATGTCCGGGTGGGCCCGCTCCTCCGGGGTCATCGACTGAATAATCGCCTCGATGTGCGTGAAGGCCTCCTCGTCGATGTCGAGGTCGCTAATCTTGTTGCCGACCCCCGGAATCATGCCCATGAGCTCTTTGATCGAGCCCATCTTTTGGATGCGCTGGAGCTGATCGTAGAAGTCCTGAAGGTCAAACTCCTCGGAGCGAATCTTCTCCTGGAGGCGCTCGGCCTCCTGTTCGTCGTACTGCTCCTGGGCACGCTCCACGAACGAGACCACGTCGCCCATGCCCAGGATGCGCTGGGCCATGCGGTCCGGGTAGAACGGCGTGAGCGCGTCGAGCTTCTCACCGGTGGAGGCAAACTTGATCGGCTTGTTGACCACCGTCCGGATCGAGAGCGCCGCGCCACCGCGTGTATCCCCGTCCAGCTTGGACAGGACCACCCCGTCGTAGTCGATGCGCTCGTTGAACTCTTTGGCGGTGTTTACCGCGTCCTGTCCCGTCATGCTGTCGACGACGAACAGGGTTTCGTTCGGCGCCACCGTCGTCTTGATGTCCTCCACCTCCTGCATCATCGCCTCGTCGATGTGCATGCGCCCCGCCGTGTCGATGATGACAATGTCGCGGGCGGTGTTCTGGGCCTCCGTAACGGCCTCGTTGGCCACGCGCACGGCATCCTCAACGATCTCGCCGTCGTCCTCAATCGAATAGACGGGCGCGTTGACCTGGTCGGCCAGCGTCTTGAGCTGGTCCACGGCGGCGGGCCGGTACACGTCCGAGGCGGCCAGAAGCGGCGCGTGTCCCTCCTTCCGGAAGTGGCGGGCGAGCTTGGCACAGAAGGTCGTCTTGCCGGAGCCCTGCAGGCCGGCGACGAGAATCACCGTGGGCGGCGTCTCCGCCATCTCGATGCCCTCGTGCTCGCCGCCCAGCACCCGGGTCAGCTCGTCGTGCATGATCTTCGTCAACTGCTCGCCCGGGGTGACCGAGGTCAGAACATCCTCCCCCGTAGCCGCCTCCTTGACGTTCGCGGTAAACTCCTTCGCAACCTGGTAGTTGACGTCCGCGTTCAGCAACGCACGGCGGATCTCCCGCATCGTCTCGGCGACGTTCACCTCGTCGATGCGGCCCTGGCCCGTGACGGACTGCAGGGCGCCCTCAAGTTTTTGGGACAATCCTTCAAACATGATGGTGTGCGTCGGCTCGTCTCGTCGATATTGGGACCTGCCTCCGCCGCAGGCAGCAGAACGGAGAGGCGGCCTGTCGCCCCTCCCAGTGGCTAATCTGCACCAGAGACTGTTCCCCTGAATTGCTGGCTCAACCGGTCCCTATACGTATTGGACGCCACGATTCGATCCATTCCCGGAAGGGTGTTCATCCATAATTCGCCACCCCGCCCTCGGGACGCGGAAGCCTCCGTAACAATCCCCCCACGGCGTCCGCTATGGCACATCCCCGGCAGGGATCGTTTTTGGACAATGACGCGTAATTCTGTTAGGATTCTTGGCCCAATCGATCACCAGCCTTTTTCACCGTGAATGGGCTCAATGGGCTCTCAAGCCAAAACCTCGTGGCGCCGCCGGTTTCGGTCCTATCGTCGTTCGTTATCGGCCCGATCGTGTCGCGCCCGCAGCAGCCTGATTGTGCACCGGGCCCTGGGCGCCCCCCCCGTGGCCCCGGCACAGGTCGTGCACGTGTACTGGCCGATCACGGCCCAGCGCGAGGTCGACACGCGCCCGCTCATCGCGCTGCTTCGGGCCCGAGACGTGGAGGTCGTCCTGCCGGTCGTTACGAGTTTTGAGGCGGAGACGCCCACCCTGGAACATCGCCGGTACGACGGCCCGGGGTCGCTGACGGCCAATCGTTGGGACATCCGAGAGCCCAAGCACACAGAGCGGGTCCCGCCCGGCGCGATTGACGTGGTGTTCGTGCCGGCCTTGGGCGTCGGCCAAGACGGACACCGAATCGGCCATGGGTCGGGATACTACGACGCGTTCCTCCAGTCGGTCGCCTGTCTACGCGTTGCGCTGACGTACGAGGCCTGCCTGGTTCCCTCCCTGCCAAATGCCTCCCACGACGTGCCGGTGACCACGATCGTTACCGAACAACAGGTTCTCGCCCCGTAGGCTCCCCCCCGCGGGCTCTCCCTCACAACCGCCCCTCTCCGACATGTCTTCTCCGCGCTCCCGGTCTCAACGGTCCTCAGAGACAACCGACGAGTCCTTCGAGCAGCCGTCGGCCTTCGAGGTGGGCGAGACCACGCTCGACCTGGACGACATCTCCGAGGAAGAGCTGGACACCCTGTACTTCAGCGACGACACGGACACGTCCGGCCTCTTCAACCTGCCCACCGTGACCGGACTGACGCTGATCCTGGCCGGCACCATTTACCTCCTGAGCGAACTCGGGGCCTGGACCGGCCTGGCCTTTTCCGGTCTCATCCTTCCCTGGCTGGTGGGCGTCGGGGTCATCCTGCTCGGGTTCGGCCTTCTCACGTGGCGCTCGTCGGCCAAAGACGACCCCGAGTCCACGACGACCAAAAAGGCCGTGGAGGCGGAGACCGGCCAGACGAAGGTGGTGGAGGAGCCGAAAAAGTCAGACAACAAGCAGCTGACCCGTTCCCGCACCGACAAAAAGCTGTTTGGCGTGTGCGGTGGGATCGCAGAATACCTGAACCTCGACCCCACCCTCGTCCGCATCGCGTTCGTCGTCGGGGTGATCGGGTCCGGGGGGCCGTTCGTGCTCGGCTACTTCGCCCTGGCCTTCATCATGCCGAAGGAGCCCCCCCTCACCCCCGAGGAACGGCTCTCGATCATCCGGGACGAGGTGGACGAGTCGTAGACCCAGCCCGCTCACGCCCCCGCCGTTGCCTCAGCAGCGCGGGGCCGGGTCCCCGCAAGGGCCTCCTGCATCGACGCCGGATCGAGGTAGTCTTGAATCGCGGCGTTCACCTCGTCCAGCGTAAGCGCCCGAATTTCTTCGGGAAAGTCGTCGAGGTAGGCGACGTCGAAGCCCCGCTCGGCGTTGGTCAAGATGGACTGGGCCAGGCGGTCGGTGGTGGCCAGGCCGACGGAGTACGAGCCGGTGATCGTCGTCTTCTTCGCGTCGAGCTCCTCCGCCGTGGCCCCCTCCGCCACGAACTCGCGGATGACGTCCGTCGTCGCCGCGATGCCCTCGTCCACGGCGTCGTGGCTGAGGGTGACGCTCGTCTGCCACGACCCGACGTACCGGGTGCTCACCCCGGATAGGCTCGACCGGATGCTGTAGGTGAGCCCCATCTCGTCGCGGACGGTGGACATGAGGCGCGCCGCAAAGTTGCCGCCGAGGATGTAGTTGCCGACGTAGAACGCGGGGTAGTCGTCGTGGTCCCGTCGGATGGGGACCGCGTGGCCCAGGCGCACATCCACGTTCGACTTGTCCGGCATCGGGACGGTGGTGCGGCCGACCTCCGTAGAGACCGCATCGGTGTCGTGGGTGGCCGGGGCGTCGTGCGGTGCCCACCCGGCGAACGTCTCGTCCACGACCGAGGCCACCGCGTCGTGCTGAAGGTCCCCGACCACGGCGAGGGTCCACTCGTTGGCCCCGAAGTGGGCCTCGTGGTAGTCCCGCACGTCCTGCACCGTGAGGCCCTGCAGCCACTCCAGCACCGTTTCCGGGGCCGGAGAATAGTTCGGGTGCCCCTCGGGAAAAAGGCGCTGCGACAGGGCCGTGGAGGCCTGCGCCGACGTCTTCTCCATGCGGCGCTGCAGATCGGCGGCCACCTGCGCCCGGGCCTTCCGAAATTCTTCGGGGTCGAACGCCGGGGCCCGCAGCATCTCGGCCGCAACCTCCAGGACCCGCGGCAGGTCGTCCACCAGCGCCCGGCCGGACATCTCCACGAACAGGCCGTCGCTCGACAGGTCCAGCTTCGCGCCACACGCTTCCAGCACGCGGGCCAGCGCAAAGCGGTCGCGGTGCTCCGTGCCCTTGTCGAGCAGGGACACCGTGAGCTGCTGGCGGAGCGCATCCCCCGCGGCGAGGTCCGGATTCGTCACGAACGACCCCCGGAAGGAGACCACGTCGTTGACCGACGTGCGGAGCGTCAGAAGCCGCCCGGGACCGGCCGTGCGGTCCTGAATGCGGGGGGCGAGGGCTGGATCGGAGTGGGGGCGCGTGGCGGCGGAATCGGACATGAACGGAGCGGTCGGTGGAAGGCAGTGGGCACGGAGACAGGACGGCGTCCCGGATGGGGAGCCGGAATGGGGGGAGCGGGCGTCAGGAGGTGGGGACGTACCGGCCGATGGTGACGCCATCCCTGGTCAGGTACGTCTGGGCGACACGCTGGACATCCTCCGCGGTGACGTCGTCCAGGCGGTCGAGGTATTGGGTGTACAGCTTCCAGTCGCCCGCCGCAAGCGATTCGTTGAGCTGCGAGGCCACGCGCATCGGCCCGTCGCGGTCGAACGCAATTTGGGCACGGAGCTGGCTGCGCGCCCGGTCGAGCTCCTCCTGCGTGACGCCGTTCTCCTGCACGTCCGCGATCGTCTCGTGGATGGCGTCCTCGACCGTCTGGTGGTCCTGATCGGGGGCGAGGTACGCAAACACCGAGAAGAGCCCGGGGTCGCGGAGCCGGAAGTTGATGCCGAAGACGTCACTGGTGAGGCCCTGATCGGTGCACCGCTGAAAGAGGCGACTGCCCTTCCCCGACGCCAAAATGCGCGCCAGCACGTCGAGCACGTCGGAGTCGGCCTCCAGCGCCGGGGGCGACTTGAACCCCATCAGGACCGCCCCGAGCTGGCCGTCCTGTCGGACCGTCACGCGGCGGGGACCGGACTGCTCCGGCTCCTCGGTGGTGACCTGCGGAATGTCGCGCGGGGCCGGCCCGATGTCCCCGAAGTGCTCGGCCACCTCGGCCAGCGTCTCCCCGCGGTCAAACCGGCCGACGATCGAGAGCGTCGCGTTGTTGGGCCAGTAGAACGTGTCGTAGTACTCGCGCAGCCCGTCCGGCGTGATGCGCTCGATGTCGCTCTTC is part of the Salinibacter ruber DSM 13855 genome and encodes:
- the rplS gene encoding 50S ribosomal protein L19 → MATDLMSVVEATQLRDDVPDFDSGDTVNVHLRVVEGEKERIQQFEGVCLSRRGSGPNETITVRKVSEGVGVERIFPVHSPRVAQIDVVRRGAVNRSKLSYLRGLSGKDARIQEQIRGN
- a CDS encoding PspC domain-containing protein, which encodes MSSPRSRSQRSSETTDESFEQPSAFEVGETTLDLDDISEEELDTLYFSDDTDTSGLFNLPTVTGLTLILAGTIYLLSELGAWTGLAFSGLILPWLVGVGVILLGFGLLTWRSSAKDDPESTTTKKAVEAETGQTKVVEEPKKSDNKQLTRSRTDKKLFGVCGGIAEYLNLDPTLVRIAFVVGVIGSGGPFVLGYFALAFIMPKEPPLTPEERLSIIRDEVDES
- a CDS encoding M16 family metallopeptidase → MTETVPAPPRDLPAAVDFQEASDGIECYRLVDNDLRILLLPQDGAPVATSMVTYHVGSRNERTGHTGATHMLEHLMFKGTERYHKRKGTSIFETLQSVGAKVNASTWLDRTNYYEMLPTEHLPLALDIEADRMRGALIDAEDVEDERTVILNERDRNQNDPVSRLFDEVWGAAFVAHPYHHPTIGWKSDIERITPDGLREYYDTFYWPNNATLSIVGRFDRGETLAEVAEHFGDIGPAPRDIPQVTTEEPEQSGPRRVTVRQDGQLGAVLMGFKSPPALEADSDVLDVLARILASGKGSRLFQRCTDQGLTSDVFGINFRLRDPGLFSVFAYLAPDQDHQTVEDAIHETIADVQENGVTQEELDRARSQLRAQIAFDRDGPMRVASQLNESLAAGDWKLYTQYLDRLDDVTAEDVQRVAQTYLTRDGVTIGRYVPTS
- a CDS encoding M16 family metallopeptidase, with the protein product MSDSAATRPHSDPALAPRIQDRTAGPGRLLTLRTSVNDVVSFRGSFVTNPDLAAGDALRQQLTVSLLDKGTEHRDRFALARVLEACGAKLDLSSDGLFVEMSGRALVDDLPRVLEVAAEMLRAPAFDPEEFRKARAQVAADLQRRMEKTSAQASTALSQRLFPEGHPNYSPAPETVLEWLQGLTVQDVRDYHEAHFGANEWTLAVVGDLQHDAVASVVDETFAGWAPHDAPATHDTDAVSTEVGRTTVPMPDKSNVDVRLGHAVPIRRDHDDYPAFYVGNYILGGNFAARLMSTVRDEMGLTYSIRSSLSGVSTRYVGSWQTSVTLSHDAVDEGIAATTDVIREFVAEGATAEELDAKKTTITGSYSVGLATTDRLAQSILTNAERGFDVAYLDDFPEEIRALTLDEVNAAIQDYLDPASMQEALAGTRPRAAEATAGA
- the ffh gene encoding signal recognition particle protein, which gives rise to MFEGLSQKLEGALQSVTGQGRIDEVNVAETMREIRRALLNADVNYQVAKEFTANVKEAATGEDVLTSVTPGEQLTKIMHDELTRVLGGEHEGIEMAETPPTVILVAGLQGSGKTTFCAKLARHFRKEGHAPLLAASDVYRPAAVDQLKTLADQVNAPVYSIEDDGEIVEDAVRVANEAVTEAQNTARDIVIIDTAGRMHIDEAMMQEVEDIKTTVAPNETLFVVDSMTGQDAVNTAKEFNERIDYDGVVLSKLDGDTRGGAALSIRTVVNKPIKFASTGEKLDALTPFYPDRMAQRILGMGDVVSFVERAQEQYDEQEAERLQEKIRSEEFDLQDFYDQLQRIQKMGSIKELMGMIPGVGNKISDLDIDEEAFTHIEAIIQSMTPEERAHPDILNGTRRRRIARGSGNEVRDVNQLVSQFEEMKDMMKTMQKMTSKGQDVDISSLMDKITGGGGGQSRSPR
- the rimM gene encoding ribosome maturation factor RimM (Essential for efficient processing of 16S rRNA), which translates into the protein MPPPTASTPDDSADPGPDFADVPPTDLVKVGFIFRPHGLDGELKIDPSATDDPARFEVLPTVFVGPHPRRVVRHDIASVRYQKTKRGITVILGLDGIVDRDDAEAVAKMDVFATEAALGLEDDELFADDLVGWTVVTEEGAVQGTVADFMEMPAQDLFVVRTPEDTEAMIPAIDDFIIEIDEEAERIVVRPIDGLMDA
- a CDS encoding 5-formyltetrahydrofolate cyclo-ligase, with protein sequence MGSQAKTSWRRRFRSYRRSLSARSCRARSSLIVHRALGAPPVAPAQVVHVYWPITAQREVDTRPLIALLRARDVEVVLPVVTSFEAETPTLEHRRYDGPGSLTANRWDIREPKHTERVPPGAIDVVFVPALGVGQDGHRIGHGSGYYDAFLQSVACLRVALTYEACLVPSLPNASHDVPVTTIVTEQQVLAP
- the smpB gene encoding SsrA-binding protein SmpB translates to MAEGTEVVARNKKAQFEYDIEETLEAGLVLEGSEVKSVRQGKASLDGAYCQVDREGEMKIHGMYIKPYEEAGPFGHEPRRNRKLLLHDQQIGKWGQMAEQEGYTIVPLSLYFRDGWAKLKIGIAKGRQKHDKRQAIKEREMERRLEREQSDYNF
- the trmD gene encoding tRNA (guanosine(37)-N1)-methyltransferase TrmD, which produces MPGSIRIDIVTALPALVEEPLQHSILQRAQESDVATLQVHNLREYATDKHRQVDDRPFGGGAGMVLKPEPLFRAVEAIEGAAGEADDIIYLTPDGARLDQSMANRLSMEGHLILIAGHYKGIDQRVRDLLVTREVSIGDVVLSGGELPALMLVDAVVRLVPGALGDSSSALTDAFQDGLLGAPVYTRPAEFRGHEVPSVLRSGDHQAIARWRDEKRLEKTRDRRPDLLPDTNNDSTEASSQ
- the rpsP gene encoding 30S ribosomal protein S16; translated protein: MSVKLRLRRIGRKKIPVYSIVAADQRNARDGRYIEDIGRYFPLREPAEVRLEEDRALYWLENGAQPSDTVRSILRRRGLLLHHHLKKKGESPGEIESAVEEFRERMAEQGEEVKIAVGTRGQDPLERERERAEEIDEEAQLRAQATPLSAVQEETEAEEAEDVETADAEDADAASETDEPEAAADEADETDASADADDNEEPEDE
- a CDS encoding MqnA/MqnD/SBP family protein, coding for MDLAIWDYPPAEFLASGFTSGAVENPFRITRHRPEQCAAMLVEDEVDVALMPTMLALQASNAIDVLPSVGLVSWRYPYARLVWQGGLHDFPETIAYDRRVAQERIATRIVLHEHYQVDPTFVPYDARAPQALLDTEEDAALLVGPNVPSLQPEPFTMDIGREWYELSNYPMVWGLYVTKRDQSTDEMIEALIASGEAADDNRDVWVQAQETTASLNEFYREDLRTGLDKLAIASLTEFRKYLFYYDVTEDVPDLPLVYLDEDEEEEEEEEH